A genomic window from Plasmodium malariae genome assembly, chromosome: 10 includes:
- the PmUG01_10042700 gene encoding DEAD/DEAH box helicase, putative, whose translation MSENKEGIEKSAINRYDLDKNDCNEIVDNNENFKNYKDLNNGVITFEHDTSHLNEGNCDSAYLNDSIGKDNENCSLNDVINKYLMTLENKEKNNGEEGDYQNYVECAFNCAVYASDVSNANHGNGVNIHVDESVYSWENISNNPNNCNISNNPNNCNISNNPNNCNIPNNPNNCNISNISNISNIPNISNISNIPNDEYYMNNFYANNDEGNYWAHWDSSNMPTQKNLANNYGSINDNDNDVKDNYSGLNDNYRNYSSSNRNINDKNNSNINNNCSPSDNVPFTHPVGANDGKCKNYSKDPYNISIGNMENTNNYRDFMKIRNNSIEKYSSYTSAISNSNNNNGKRLFFSKNAQGRPCSNNSSNNNNINSTDRISSLHNETDNYRRLPYVSHNNYVYNINNNKKNNSKNDNSNSYSNKNGSDNTHQMEMAYDEKRKYSYERKKNLYKSNYEYKTKENVHFSPTENKHDYLRYKKYESKWDNQGDCTNVKNFDDKMYMQYDDRQHMQYDDKRHMQYDDRRHMQYDDRRHVQYDDRRHMQYSDERHTHYNEGQTDRHDNMILNKYADNRFIQYDEKSMNKVDKKYECNIFDDECYFVQCRSYGKEKIVIPSPLSSLEDLSTLCGDILYKNICMKGYNQMTTVQKYSIPIIKKKMNLIASSQTGSGKTFSFLCPIISNLKKDNEILRPHFPGAYACISPLCLVLCPTRELVIQIQKEVNSLTKGMDIVCMAFYGGETMKDQIVQINERQAEIIVSTPGRLLDLLNNCKVSLSFIKYLIFDEADEMISLGLKNQMDEIIFQKDLCPSETRQTIFFTATLSDNLRDDIEKFIATPYIYLNIKQKKDVKNSIKQIVKYVPVKSKLNELFRDIRTLQGQAIIFVELRTSINHIFNFLKSKGFNVNYLHGKMNQARRELVFEKFRNKSFQILIATSIAARGLDFPDLELVINYDLPSEFEQYMHRIGRTGRIGKTGIAINYFNSSNKKIIDKLIEHLKKHDQIVPNWLLNFNK comes from the exons ATGagtgaaaataaagaaggaaTTGAAAAAAGTGCTATAAATAGGTACGATCTTGATAAGAACGATTGTAATGAAATAGTTGATAATaacgaaaattttaaaaattataaggaTCTGAATAATGGTGTAATTACATTTGAACATGATACAAGTCATCTTAACGAAGGTAATTGTGATAGTgcatatttaaatgataGTATTGGTaaagataatgaaaattGTTCATTAAACGAtgtgataaataaatatctgATGACCCTCgagaataaagaaaagaataatgGAGAAGAGGGAGATTATCAAAACTATGTCGAATGCGCATTCAATTGTGCTGTTTATGCGAGTGATGTGAGTAACGCTAACCATGGGAATGGTGTGAATATACATGTTGACGAAAGCGTTTATAGTTGggaaaatatttcaaataatcctaataattgtaatatttctaataatcctaataattgtaatatttcaaataatcctaataattgtaatattcCTAATAATCctaataattgtaatatttctaatatttctaatatttctaatattcctaatatttctaatatttctaatattcctaatgatgaatattatatgaacaaTTTTTACGCTAATAATGATGAGGGAAACTATTGGGCTCATTGGGACAGCAGTAACATGCCCACCCAGAAAAACCTTGCCAACAATTACGGAAGCATAAATGACAATGATAATGATGTGAAGGACAATTATAGTGGCCTGAATGATAATTATAGGAATTacagtagtagtaataggaatattaatgataaaaataatagtaacattaataataattgtagcCCTAGTGATAACGTTCCTTTTACGCACCCTGTTGGCGCAAATGACGGGAAGtgcaaaaattattctaaagACCCCTATAATATATCAATTggaaatatggaaaatacGAATAACTACAGGGATTTCATGAAGATAAGAAATAACTCGATTGAGAAGTACTCATCATATACCTCTGCTATCTCAAAtagtaacaacaataatGGAAAGcgattatttttttcgaaaaatGCTCAAGGTCGTCCATGCAGTAACAatagtagtaacaataataatattaatagtacTGATAGAATTAGTAGTTTACATAATGAAACTGATAACTATCGAAGGTTACCATATGTGAGCCATAATAATtacgtatataatattaataataataaaaagaataatagtaaaaatgataacagtaatagtTATAGCAATAAAAATGGCAGTGATAACACACATCAGATGGAAATGGCGtatgatgaaaaaagaaaatattcatatgaaagaaaaaaaaatttatataaaagtaattatgaatataaaactAAGGAGAATGTCCATTTTTCACCCACAGAGAACAAACATGATTATCTGAGGTACAAGAAGTACGAAAGTAAATGGGATAATCAAGGTGATTGTACGAATGTTAAGAACTTTGATGATAAGATGTATATGCAATATGATGATAGGCAGCATATGCAATATGATGATAAGCGGCATATGCAATATGATGATAGGCGGCATATGCAATATGATGATAGGCGGCATGTGCAATATGATGATAGGCGGCATATGCAATATAGTGATGAGAGGCATACACATTATAATGAGGGGCAAACTGATCGACACGATAATATgatattaaacaaatatgcTGATAACAGATTTATCCAGTATGATGAAAAAAGCATGAATAAAGTAGACAAAAAATACGAATGCAATATATTCGATGATGAATGTTATTTTGTTCAATGTAGAAGTTatggaaaggaaaaaattgtaattccTAGTCCGTTAAGCAGCTTAGAAGACTTAAG cacATTATGTGgagatattttatataaaaatatttgtatgaaGGGGTACAACCAAATGACTACTGTTCAGAAATATTCAATAccgataataaaaaaaaaaatgaacctTATTGCTTCTTCACAAACAGGAAGTGGAAAAaccttttcttttctatgTCCTATAATTTCAAAtcttaaaaaagataatgaaATTCTTCGGCCTCATTTTCCTGGAGCATATGCATGCATTTCTCCGTTGTGTCTGGTCCTCTGTCCAACAAGGGAGCTGGTTATTCAAATACAAAAGGag GTAAATAGTCTAACAAAAGGCATGGACATTGTGTGTATGGCCTTTTACGGGGGGGAAACGATGAAAGACCag ATAgtacaaataaatgaaaggCAAGCCGAAATAATAGTATCAACCCCAGGGAGGTTACTAGACTTACTAAACAATTGCAAAGTTAgtctttcttttattaaatatttaatttttgacGAAGCTGATGAAATGATATCTCTTGGTTTGAAAAATCAGATggatgaaataatttttcaaaaggaTTTATGCCCAAGTGAAACAAGGCAAACCATATTTTTCACTGCTACCTTGTCTGATAATTTGAGAGATGATATTGAAAAGTTTATAGCTACcccttatatttatttaaatataaaacaaaaaaaggatgTTAAAAATTCCATCAAGCAG ATTGTCAAATACGTACCGGTGAAATCAAAGTTGAATGAACTTTTTCGAGACATTCGAACCTTACAAGGTCAGGCGATAATATTTGTGGAATTGAGAACTTCTATTAATCACATCTTTAACTTTTTGAAGTCGAAAGGCTTTAACGTGAACTATTTACATGGGAAGATGAATCAG GCTCGGAGGGAATTAGTTTTTGAAAAGTTTAGGAACAAATcttttcaaatattaataGCTACATCCATAGCAGCAAGAGGCTTAGATTTCCCAGATCTCGAATtagtaataaattatgatttGCCTTCCGAATTTGAACAATACATGCACAGGATAGGAAGAACAGGGAGAATTGGAAAAACAGGAATAGCAATAAATTACTTTAATAGTTCAAACAAGAAAATAATTGACAAGCTAATTGAACATTTAAAGAAACACGATCAAATAGTTCCTAATTGGcttcttaattttaataagtgA
- the PmUG01_10042600 gene encoding OTU-like cysteine protease, putative: protein MKKQKRNSPQRRKKIKEKNNIDYEESKAPNGGITYSLINDYHDSNFKKNFYIKSIRTDGNCLFRAVSDQLYNYEENYKEIRKRVVEHLLKNEEKYKNFLEYDESFKSYIESLDGTWGGQLELQAVGELFKVNILIYQENGCILEIKNHSDDNKCIQLHYASSEHYNSVRFKNRALENELKCILDLREILNDKDENDSTKTFYETTENELTDENEDCSSSHIKENRKMNDSLGDKSNCFSRLMEEQYGLGEYINDKDEPYIFFVSEDENTPNAFDILQSISNGIRRKKARSRSMPGINEKFLYFFSKNQLNEKIESDSTIDNLNEKKNIEKKKQKKNEKRKINFLKCNYIGHENEDILNEYLSSIGNNSSDLGKATIRICYNKTFHKYLRLSKMMGEIEGEPEGRLAVEDNNQVRHNTQVRKNNRVKQNDQVERNNQLDEIHEGDDTNDRVELENEKYRNKGNTNLWHNDNCAMQTCSNGISMVNNQYEDKENRKSNTSNAQKDNNSSSTNSSSTGRKGYISNYEIENNFNESKKKEFDDLIHLYSEKISENKNYFNNYKNVYNCNSKSSIVIPKYAHTNNEDLKYYYLNSENARSSSIYKCSSNEEITGSSLYLDKGLNSFEMKNNLFSKNEYTNISLGDKEPLTSSNNFLSDNNKCIRNNNNYYSSKKIYNFKNTVSHIFDIIIHKYVISIDSNLLYSYGSNKYDVDDKMNKEGSSTSLFRKNSCNYDIINNNSYRPSSCMTLNYSNGIDNEMRRSNKTRSNENISHVNSSTSIRNNNDSSVNNNKCIDKKRSDCNHLNMRDMLVKRKYYNKKFINMFSKDIISKSLFHYLNADFLINEDKIKYIIPFLFHSRNVNIFKNNLNKKDFYFYEYIAFSFNLNRQKLRKKIECSKVSYEEFLLKGKHKYNKLKKGYNKKLLSLDTQQDSGVKIISL, encoded by the exons atgaaaaaacaaaagaggAATAGTCCGCaaaggaggaaaaaaattaaggaaaaaaacaaCATA GATTACGAAGAAAGTAAAGCACCTAATGGGGGAATTACATATTCACTG ATAAATGATTATCATGAcagtaattttaaaaaaaatttttatataaaaagcaTAAGAACAGATGGAAACTGTTTATTTAGAGCAGTTTCGGATCAGTTATATAACTACGAGGAGAACTATAAAGAAATTAGAAAACGAGTG gttgaacatttattaaaaaacgAAGAAAAGTATAAGAATTTCTTGGAATATGATGAAAGCTTTAAATCTTATATAGAAAG cCTGGATGGTACATGGGGAGGGCAGTTAGAACTTCAAGCCGTGGGAGAATTATTCAAA gttaatatattaatataccaGGAAAATGGGTGCATcctagaaataaaaaatcatagCGATGACAACAAGTGCATACAGTTACACTATGCCTCTAGC GAGCATTATAACAGTGTGAGGTTCAAGAACAGGGCTCTAGAAAATGAACTCAAGTGTATATTAGACTTAAGAGAAata CTGAACGACAAGGACGAGAACGATTCGACGAAAACTTTCTATGAGACGACGGAAAACGAGCTAACGGATGAGAATGAGGATTGCAGTTCAAGTCATATAAAAGAGAACAGGAAAATGAATGATAGTTTAGGGGATAAATCAAATTGCTTTAGTAGATTAATGGAGGAACAATATGGATTAggtgaatatataaatgataaggatgaaccatatattttttttgtaagtgAGGATGAGAATACACCAAATGCTTTTGATATATTACAAAGTATTAGTAATGGGATAAGACGTAAAAAAGCAAGGAGTAGGAGTATGCCAGggattaatgaaaaatttctttattttttttcgaaaaatcaactaaatgaaaaaatagaaagtgATAGTACAATTGATAActtaaatgaaaagaaaaatatagaaaaaaaaaagcaaaaaaaaaatgaaaaaaggaaaattaatTTTCTCAAATGCAATTATATAGGACACGAAAATGAAGATATTTTGAATGAGTATTTGTCTAGCATTGGTAATAATAGCAGTGATTTGGGGAAGGCTACTATTCgtatatgttataataaaacattccACAAGTATTTGCGCTTATCCAAAATGATGGGGGAAATTGAGGGGGAACCAGAGGGGAGACTTGCCGTGGAGGATAACAACCAGGTTAGGCACAACACCCAGGTTAGGAAGAACAATCGAGTTAAGCAGAATGACCAAGTGGAAAGGAACAATCAGCTGGATGAGATTCATGAGGGGGATGATACAAATGACAGGGTTGAGTTGGAGAATGAGAAATACCGTAATAAGGGAAATACCAATTTATGGCATAATGATAATTGCGCTATGCAAACATGTTCAAATGGAATCAGCATGGTTAACAATCAATATGAAGATAAGGAAAACAGAAAGAGTAATACTTCAAATGCACAAAAAGACAACAACAGTAGTAGTACTAATAGCAGTAGTACAGGTAGGAAGGGATATATATCGAACTatgaaatagaaaataattttaacgagagtaaaaaaaaagaatttgatGACTTAATACATCTATATAGTGAAAAGATatcagaaaataaaaattattttaataattataaaaatgtatataattgtaattcCAAGTCTAGTATAGTGATACCAAAATATGCACACACAAATAATGAAGAccttaaatattattatttaaattctGAAAATGCAAGAAGTTCatctatttataaatgtagtAGTAACGAAGAAATAACAGGGAGCTCTTTATATTTGGATAAAGGTTTGAACAGTTTTgagatgaaaaataatttgtttagtAAAAATGAGTATACTAATATATCATTAGGGGATAAGGAACCATTGACCAGTAGTAATAACTTCCTATCTGATAACAATAAATGTATTAGGAATAACAACAACTATTATTCGAGTAAgaagatatataattttaaaaatactgtATCTCATATATTTGACATCATTATTCATAAGTATGTAATCAGTATAGAtagtaatttattatattcatatggTAGCAATAAATATGATGTAgatgataaaatgaataaagaaGGGAGTTCTACTTCCTTATTTAGGAAAAATAGCTGtaattatgatattattaacaataaCTCGTACAGACCCAGTTCATGTATGACGCTTAATTATTCTAATGGTATAGATAACGAAATGAGAAGGAGCAATAAAACGAGGagtaatgaaaatatttcgCACGTAAATTCTTCTACCAGTAtcagaaataataatgacagcagtgttaataataacaaatgtATTGATAAGAAACGATCAGATTGTAATCATTTAAACATGAGAGATATGTTagtgaaaagaaaatattataataaaaaatttataaatatgttttcaaaagacattatttcaaaaagtctatttcattatttaaatgctgattttttgataaatgaggataaaattaaatatattattccatTCCTTTTCCATAGtagaaatgtaaatatatttaaaaataacctGAACAAGAaagatttttatttctatgaATATATTGCCTTTTCTTTCAATTTAAATAGACAAaaattacgaaaaaaaattgaatgcTCCAAGGTATCCTATGAAGAATTTCTCCTAAAAGGGaagcataaatataataaactcAAAAAGGGGTATAACAAAAAGTTGTTATCCTTAGATACACAACAGGATAGCGGCGTAAAGATTATTTCGCTTTAG